The Pantoea vagans genome contains the following window.
TGGGATACCGGTTTAATGGTGCTGGGTACAGAACGGGCTAAAGCATTAGCTTTAAAAGAGCATCTGGCGGTGTACCTCATCACCAAACAGGGCGAGGGGTTTACGCACTGGATGTCGCCGCAATTTAAATCGTTCCTGATCGATCAGGAAGACAAGTAAGCCTGGGAGGCGCATATGTTGGATCTGTTTAGTGAAGAGGCGCCCTGGCAGGAGCCGCTGGCGGAAGGCGCGGTGATTTTGCGCCGCCGCGCACGCGATGAGGCCAATGCGCTATTGGATGCAATCCATAGCATCGCTGAACAGAACCCGTTTGCCCATCGCATCACGCCGGGTGGTCACCGTATGTCGGTGGCGATGACCAACTGTGGGAATTTAGGCTGGTCGAGCGATTCGCGCGGCTACCAATACACTGAGCAGGACAACAGCAGTGGTCACAAATGGCCGCCGATGCCTGCGCTGTTCCTGCAACTTGCACAGCAGACCGCGCGCGAGGCCGGTTTTGCCGACTTTAACCCGGACGCTTGCCTGATCAATCGCTACGAACCCGGGGCAAAGCTGACGTTGCATCAGGATAAAGATGAGAAGGACCTGCGCCAGCCGATCGTTTCCGTCTCATTAGGATTGCCCGCCGTGTTTCAGTTTGGTGGTTTTGAGCGCGGCGATGCCACGCAACGTGTCCTGCTGGAACATGGCGATATCGTGGTGTGGGGCGGACCCTCACGCTTGCGCTATCACGGTATTTTACCGCTTAAACCGGGCATTCATCCTGATGCGGGCGCCTTCCGTTACAACCTGACTTTCCGCCGCGCCCATTAACCGGCTGTGGGATGAGAATTATTCTTGCTATCAACTGATGCGCCATTAAACTGCAGGCTGCTTTATTGACCTCCGGAATCTGTTAATGGCATTGCTGCATGTGGTTTATCGCCAGTATCGCTGGCCTTTTATTGGTGTCATTCTTCTCACCCTGTTAAGTGCTGCACTGGGCATCGGGCTGATCGCCTATATCAATAACGAGCTGATCGTCGCGGTGAATACCTCCATTGCGGTGTTGCCGAGCTTCCTTGGCCAGCTGTTTTTGCTCATGGCCGTGACGCTGGGCTCGCAGCTGGCGCTGACCTTACTGGGGCATCATTTTGTCTGGCGTCTGCGTGGCGAATTCATCAAGCGTATTCTGGATACCCGTATCGAGCGTATTGAACAGATTGGCAACGCGCATTTGCTGGCCGGCCTCACCAGCGATGTCCGCGCCATCACCATCGCCTTTGTCCGGCTGCCTGAATTGATTCAGGGCATCATTATCACCCTGGGTTCTGCACTCTATATGGCGTGGCTTTCGCCCAAAATGCTGATGATCACCTCGCTGTGGCTGGTGGTGACGCTGGTGGGCGGCTGGTTGCTGGTGTCGCGTGTTTATCAGCACATGGCTAAGCTGCGTGAAATTGAGGATGACCTGTACCGCGATTTCCAGACCATCATCGAAGGGCGTAAAGAACTGCAGCTTAACCGCGAACGTGCGCAGCTGATTTATGACACGGTTTATCAGGAGAATGCTAAGGGTTATCGCCATCATATTGTGCGTGCCGATACCTACCATCTGAGTGCGGTTAACTGGTCAAATATCATGATGCTGGGTGCGATCGGCATTGTGTTCTTTATGGCGAATGGGCTGGGCTGGGCGAACACGGCGGTCGCAGCAACTTACTCATTAACCTTGCTGTTCTTACGCACTCCGTTGCTGGCGGCCGTTGGGGCCTTGCCAACCCTGTTGAGCGCCCAAGTGGCGTACCGCAAAATCAATAGCTTCGACCTTGCGCCTTACGATGCTCAGTTCCAGTCGCTGCCGCAAACCCGTGACTGGCAAA
Protein-coding sequences here:
- the alkB gene encoding DNA oxidative demethylase AlkB is translated as MLDLFSEEAPWQEPLAEGAVILRRRARDEANALLDAIHSIAEQNPFAHRITPGGHRMSVAMTNCGNLGWSSDSRGYQYTEQDNSSGHKWPPMPALFLQLAQQTAREAGFADFNPDACLINRYEPGAKLTLHQDKDEKDLRQPIVSVSLGLPAVFQFGGFERGDATQRVLLEHGDIVVWGGPSRLRYHGILPLKPGIHPDAGAFRYNLTFRRAH
- a CDS encoding multidrug ABC transporter permease/ATP-binding protein → MALLHVVYRQYRWPFIGVILLTLLSAALGIGLIAYINNELIVAVNTSIAVLPSFLGQLFLLMAVTLGSQLALTLLGHHFVWRLRGEFIKRILDTRIERIEQIGNAHLLAGLTSDVRAITIAFVRLPELIQGIIITLGSALYMAWLSPKMLMITSLWLVVTLVGGWLLVSRVYQHMAKLREIEDDLYRDFQTIIEGRKELQLNRERAQLIYDTVYQENAKGYRHHIVRADTYHLSAVNWSNIMMLGAIGIVFFMANGLGWANTAVAATYSLTLLFLRTPLLAAVGALPTLLSAQVAYRKINSFDLAPYDAQFQSLPQTRDWQTLELRDVCFHYGEHGFQVGPINLTLRRGELVFLIGGNGSGKSTLAMLLTGLYQPQSGSLLLDGKEVDCHNLDAYRKHFSAVFTDVHLFDRLISHGGQPANPALVQQWLERLKMQDKLKLQGNKVLNLQLSKGQSKRLALLLAAAEERDILLLDEWAADQDPHFRRIFYRELLPWLQASGKTVFAISHDDHYFIHADRLLEMREGQLSELTGNEREMATLDAVKRTDTGH